A section of the Nitrospirota bacterium genome encodes:
- a CDS encoding AbrB/MazE/SpoVT family DNA-binding domain-containing protein: protein MIRKICHIGNSQGISIPKDILKKLNLTTGVEVEVTLDEGTNRIIIEPSISSTAYKPINAEFATQVKEFIDQYRPALKSLAKK from the coding sequence ATGATACGCAAAATATGTCATATAGGTAATAGTCAGGGGATATCAATCCCAAAAGATATCCTGAAAAAACTCAACTTAACAACCGGTGTCGAGGTTGAAGTTACACTGGATGAAGGAACTAACAGGATCATCATAGAACCTTCAATATCCAGTACTGCATATAAACCAATCAATGCAGAATTTGCCACCCAGGTTAAAGAGTTCATTGATCAATACAGGCCGGCATTGAAATCACTGGCGAAGAAATGA
- the cas4 gene encoding CRISPR-associated protein Cas4, whose amino-acid sequence MDNSIAHLKLTGTQINYYFLCQRKLWYFAHDIQMEQNNDAVYLGKLIHETSYEREKKEIDIDGTIKIDFIGKDRVIHEVKKSDKVEEPHIWQLKYYIWYLKQKGVEGVTGKINYPKLKKILDVVLENGDMEKIETIMVDINRIITSPLPPVVNRMKICKSCSYGDICWV is encoded by the coding sequence ATGGACAATAGTATCGCTCACCTCAAGCTCACCGGCACTCAGATCAATTACTATTTCCTATGCCAAAGGAAGCTATGGTACTTTGCCCACGATATTCAGATGGAACAGAATAATGATGCAGTCTATCTTGGAAAGCTGATTCATGAAACATCATATGAACGTGAAAAAAAAGAGATAGATATTGATGGCACTATTAAAATAGACTTTATTGGCAAAGATCGTGTTATTCATGAGGTAAAAAAATCAGACAAGGTGGAGGAACCGCATATATGGCAGTTGAAGTATTACATATGGTACCTGAAACAAAAAGGCGTCGAAGGGGTTACGGGCAAGATAAATTATCCAAAGCTTAAAAAGATTCTTGATGTTGTGCTTGAAAATGGAGATATGGAAAAGATAGAGACAATAATGGTAGATATAAACCGGATAATTACGTCTCCCCTGCCTCCGGTTGTCAACAGGATGAAGATTTGCAAGAGCTGCAGTTACGGGGATATATGCTGGGTGTGA
- a CDS encoding type II toxin-antitoxin system death-on-curing family toxin produces MNYLTPEQILFIHFLIIEETGGSHGIRDLSLLESATARPIATFSATDLYPDIFSKAAALMHSIIKNHPFVDGNKRTAITAAGIFLKVNNYTITASNRVLEQFTLKVASNNVAIEEIAEWFRKHV; encoded by the coding sequence ATGAACTATCTGACGCCCGAGCAGATTCTCTTTATCCATTTTCTTATAATCGAAGAAACCGGAGGCAGCCATGGCATCCGTGACCTGTCACTGTTAGAATCAGCCACTGCAAGACCTATAGCCACATTCTCCGCTACTGATCTATACCCCGACATATTTTCTAAAGCTGCCGCCCTCATGCATTCAATAATCAAAAATCATCCTTTTGTGGATGGCAACAAAAGAACCGCAATCACCGCTGCAGGAATATTCCTCAAAGTTAACAACTATACCATCACAGCATCAAACAGGGTACTTGAACAATTTACTCTTAAAGTCGCAAGTAATAATGTCGCTATTGAGGAAATTGCAGAGTGGTTCAGAAAACATGTTTAA